Proteins encoded within one genomic window of Candidatus Thiodiazotropha endoloripes:
- the ppdK gene encoding pyruvate, phosphate dikinase encodes MSNSRHVFAFDKGDGKNKKLLGGKGANLCEMTQFGLNVPPGFVISTEACLDYLATENKVLPSELMEDVRTHMQQVEASTGKGFGDPANPLLVSVRSGSAMSMPGMMDTILNLGLNSETLQGVIEQTGDPRFGYDAYRRFIQLFGKVALGVPDEAFDEEFEAVKQDAHVNEDVGLSAEDLQEISERFLTVFEQQTGRPFPEDPYEQLEIAIKAVFGSWMGKRAVDYRRQFNITPDMANGTAVNVCTMVFGNRGNDSATGVAFTRNPGTGENKLFGEYLVNAQGEDVVAGIRTPKPIARLADEMPEMATQLETLRQKLEEHYKEVQDFEFTIEQGTLYCLQTRNGKMNATAMVRTSVEMVEEGLISREQALLRIDPAYLEQMLYPRLNNVVKAEPIAQGLPASPGAASGVAVFDADRAEIMGKDQGQQVILLREETKPEDIHGFFASEGILTSRGGKTSHAAVVARGMGKPCVAGAEGISVDVQRREAVAKGTVIREGDMITIDGSSGNVYLGKLPMVEPDFTEELNRLLRWADEVAYLRVMTNADTPTDAKRALKYGAMGIGLCRTERMFNAVDRLPVVIEMIVAESPEQRQAALDKLLPMQRGDFKSILEVMSPRPVTIRLLDPPIHEFLPTEQQLLLDLEELQHLRNSVRGMNVLAGSMMLLQDPENAKQEADSLRHLVDESLVEQAIEKKETMLRKVRVLTETNPMLGHRGVRLGITFPEIYAMQIRAILEAAAECAAKDLEVHPQMMVPQVCTVEELKKVREMVDEIRADVEEKSGHKINFRFGTMIEVVRACMRAESLAEEAEFFSFGTNDLTQATFSFSREDAENKFLPMYNQNDILKDNPFEVLDEKGVGKLMMLAVEWGRQHKNGLSVGICGEHGGHPSSIEFCHRAGLNYVSCSAPRVPVARLAAAHASLLNGSGNTE; translated from the coding sequence ATGAGTAATTCACGACATGTCTTTGCATTCGATAAGGGCGACGGAAAAAACAAGAAACTGCTCGGAGGCAAGGGTGCAAACCTTTGTGAAATGACCCAGTTCGGCTTGAATGTGCCGCCGGGTTTCGTGATCAGTACGGAAGCCTGTCTCGACTATCTGGCAACCGAAAACAAAGTTTTGCCCAGCGAATTGATGGAAGATGTGCGTACTCATATGCAGCAGGTCGAGGCCTCTACCGGCAAGGGTTTCGGTGATCCGGCCAATCCGCTGCTGGTCTCCGTGCGTTCCGGTTCCGCCATGTCGATGCCCGGCATGATGGATACCATCCTCAATCTTGGTCTCAACAGTGAAACTCTGCAGGGGGTCATCGAACAGACCGGCGACCCTCGCTTTGGTTACGATGCCTATCGTCGCTTCATTCAGCTGTTCGGCAAGGTTGCCCTGGGAGTCCCAGATGAAGCCTTCGACGAGGAGTTCGAGGCGGTTAAGCAGGATGCCCATGTGAATGAGGATGTGGGGCTCTCCGCTGAAGATCTTCAGGAGATCAGTGAACGCTTCCTGACCGTGTTCGAACAGCAGACCGGGCGTCCCTTTCCGGAAGATCCCTATGAGCAGCTGGAGATCGCCATCAAAGCGGTCTTCGGCTCCTGGATGGGCAAAAGGGCGGTGGACTATCGCCGTCAGTTCAACATCACCCCCGATATGGCCAATGGCACGGCGGTCAATGTCTGCACCATGGTGTTCGGCAACCGGGGTAACGATTCGGCTACCGGTGTCGCCTTCACCCGAAATCCGGGTACCGGTGAGAACAAACTGTTCGGTGAATATCTGGTCAATGCCCAGGGAGAGGATGTGGTGGCTGGTATCCGCACCCCCAAGCCGATTGCCCGTCTGGCAGATGAGATGCCGGAGATGGCCACGCAATTGGAGACCTTGCGACAGAAGCTGGAGGAGCACTACAAAGAGGTACAGGATTTCGAATTCACCATAGAACAGGGGACCCTCTACTGTCTGCAGACCCGCAACGGCAAGATGAATGCCACCGCCATGGTGCGCACCTCGGTGGAGATGGTGGAAGAGGGGCTGATCAGCCGTGAACAGGCCCTGCTACGCATCGATCCCGCCTATCTGGAGCAGATGCTCTATCCCCGTTTGAACAATGTGGTGAAGGCTGAGCCGATCGCTCAGGGGCTGCCAGCATCGCCCGGAGCCGCCAGTGGTGTGGCGGTATTCGACGCGGACCGGGCCGAGATAATGGGTAAGGATCAGGGGCAGCAGGTGATCCTGTTGAGAGAGGAGACCAAGCCGGAAGATATCCATGGCTTTTTTGCCTCAGAGGGTATTCTCACCAGTCGCGGCGGCAAGACCTCCCACGCCGCGGTGGTTGCCCGGGGTATGGGCAAACCCTGTGTGGCGGGTGCCGAGGGGATCAGTGTGGATGTTCAACGGCGGGAGGCGGTTGCCAAAGGCACCGTGATTCGGGAAGGTGACATGATCACCATCGACGGCAGCAGCGGTAATGTCTATCTGGGCAAGCTTCCCATGGTGGAACCCGATTTTACCGAGGAGTTGAATCGCCTGCTGCGTTGGGCCGATGAGGTTGCCTACCTGCGGGTGATGACCAATGCGGATACCCCAACCGATGCCAAGCGGGCACTCAAATATGGTGCCATGGGGATCGGGCTCTGTCGTACCGAACGCATGTTCAATGCGGTGGACAGATTGCCGGTGGTGATCGAGATGATCGTCGCGGAGTCTCCGGAACAGCGCCAGGCGGCTCTGGATAAACTGCTGCCCATGCAGCGGGGCGATTTCAAGTCGATCCTCGAGGTGATGTCACCCAGGCCGGTGACCATCCGTCTGTTGGACCCACCCATTCATGAGTTTCTGCCGACTGAACAGCAGTTACTGCTCGATCTGGAGGAGTTGCAGCATCTACGAAACTCGGTGCGGGGAATGAATGTCCTGGCCGGCAGCATGATGTTGTTGCAGGATCCGGAAAATGCCAAGCAGGAGGCTGATTCACTGCGTCATTTGGTGGATGAAAGTCTGGTTGAACAAGCGATCGAGAAAAAGGAGACCATGCTGCGTAAGGTCAGAGTCCTGACGGAGACCAACCCGATGCTGGGACATCGCGGTGTGCGCCTGGGCATCACCTTTCCAGAGATCTATGCCATGCAGATCCGCGCCATCCTGGAAGCGGCCGCCGAGTGTGCCGCCAAGGATCTGGAAGTGCATCCGCAAATGATGGTGCCCCAGGTGTGTACCGTCGAAGAGTTGAAGAAGGTGCGTGAGATGGTGGATGAGATTCGCGCCGATGTGGAGGAGAAATCCGGACATAAGATCAACTTCCGTTTCGGTACCATGATCGAGGTGGTGCGGGCCTGCATGCGGGCCGAATCACTGGCGGAAGAGGCGGAGTTTTTCTCATTCGGCACCAATGACCTGACCCAGGCCACCTTCTCATTCTCCAGAGAGGATGCGGAGAACAAATTCCTGCCCATGTACAATCAGAATGACATCCTGAAGGACAACCCTTTTGAGGTGCTGGATGAGAAAGGTGTCGGCAAGCTGATGATGCTGGCCGTGGAGTGGGGGCGTCAGCACAAAAATGGACTCAGTGTGGGCATCTGCGGTGAACATGGTGGACACCCCAGCTCCATCGAGTTTTGCCATCGTGCCGGTCTGAACTATGTATCCTGTTCGGCACCCCGTGTACCGGTTGCCAGGCTGGCTGCCGCTCATGCCAGTCTGCTTAATGGTTCAGGTAATACGGAATAA
- the lpdA gene encoding dihydrolipoyl dehydrogenase, translated as MNSRKLILLSVIAVVVILFFAFDLDRYLTLDYLKSQRDAIIAWKDAQPLLASVSFFVVYVAVTALSLPGAAIMTLAVGAVFGFIWGLILVSFASTIGATLAFLIARFLLRDMVQSRYGDRLKAINEGVEKDGAFYLFTLRLVPIFPFFVINLLMALTPLGTWTFYWVSQLGMLAGTIVYVNAGTQLATLESASGILSPALIGSFVLLGLFPLLAKKAVAMIKQRKALKGWQRPTDFDRNLVVIGGGSAGLVSAYIAAAVKSKVTLIEKHKMGGDCLNTGCVPSKALIRSSRILNQSRRAQEWGFDAIDVKYDFSEIMQRVQRVVKQVEPHDSVDRYTGLGVDVVEGEAKITSPYSVEVNGIEFRTPNIIVATGARPFVPPIKGIDRIDYLTSDNLWQLREKPERLLVLGGGPIGCELSQAFARFGSQVTIVEMMPRLMIREDEDVAELVAERFREEGIQLLVGHKAVEFFKEDREQVLICDRDGEQVEVAFDQVLVAVGRKPNTTGFGLEELDVALNPNGTLATDEYLQTSIPTIYACGDVAGPYQFTHTAAHQAWYAAVNSLFGLFRRFKVDYSVIPFATFTDPEVARVGLNELEAEQQGIEYEVTRFDLAELDRAIAEGEAHGMVKVLTPPGKDRVLGATIVGENAGELIGEFTAAMKHGFGLNKILGTIHIYPTLFEANKYVAGTWKRAHKPEGVLTWVERFHSWRRG; from the coding sequence ATGAACTCACGCAAGCTTATTCTTCTGTCGGTTATCGCGGTTGTCGTGATCCTGTTTTTCGCATTCGATCTTGACCGATACCTGACCCTCGATTACTTAAAATCCCAACGGGATGCGATTATCGCCTGGAAGGATGCACAGCCACTTCTGGCCAGTGTCAGCTTCTTTGTCGTCTATGTTGCGGTTACCGCGCTGTCACTGCCGGGTGCTGCGATCATGACCCTGGCCGTCGGTGCGGTGTTCGGATTTATCTGGGGACTGATACTGGTCTCCTTTGCCTCCACAATCGGCGCCACTCTGGCATTTCTGATTGCCCGCTTCCTGTTACGGGATATGGTTCAGTCCAGATATGGCGATCGTCTCAAAGCGATCAATGAAGGGGTCGAGAAGGATGGCGCTTTTTATCTGTTTACATTGCGCCTGGTGCCCATATTTCCATTTTTCGTGATCAATCTGCTGATGGCTTTGACGCCGCTGGGCACCTGGACATTTTACTGGGTCAGTCAGCTCGGAATGTTGGCCGGTACCATTGTCTATGTGAATGCGGGTACCCAGTTGGCCACGCTGGAGAGTGCATCCGGCATACTCTCTCCCGCATTGATTGGCTCGTTTGTGCTACTCGGTCTGTTTCCCCTGTTGGCCAAAAAAGCGGTTGCCATGATTAAACAGAGAAAAGCCCTGAAGGGGTGGCAACGACCCACAGATTTCGATCGTAACCTGGTTGTTATCGGTGGTGGCTCAGCAGGTCTGGTCTCGGCCTATATCGCAGCCGCGGTGAAGTCCAAGGTTACCCTGATCGAGAAGCATAAGATGGGAGGGGATTGTCTGAATACAGGCTGTGTGCCCTCGAAGGCGTTGATTCGCAGCTCCCGAATACTCAACCAATCCCGACGTGCACAGGAGTGGGGGTTCGATGCGATTGACGTGAAGTATGATTTCAGTGAGATCATGCAGCGGGTGCAGCGGGTGGTCAAACAGGTGGAACCCCACGACTCTGTGGATCGCTATACCGGCCTGGGTGTGGATGTGGTCGAGGGTGAGGCAAAGATCACCTCACCCTACAGCGTCGAAGTGAACGGTATCGAGTTCAGAACTCCGAACATCATCGTTGCCACAGGAGCCAGGCCCTTTGTGCCGCCGATCAAAGGAATCGACAGGATTGACTATCTGACTTCCGACAATCTCTGGCAGTTGCGGGAGAAGCCGGAACGCCTGTTGGTGTTGGGCGGAGGTCCGATTGGTTGTGAACTGTCGCAGGCCTTTGCCAGGTTCGGCAGTCAGGTGACCATTGTCGAGATGATGCCGAGATTGATGATCAGGGAAGATGAGGATGTGGCCGAACTGGTGGCTGAACGTTTTCGCGAAGAGGGTATTCAGCTGTTGGTCGGTCATAAGGCGGTGGAGTTTTTCAAGGAGGATAGGGAGCAGGTCTTGATCTGTGATCGTGATGGTGAGCAGGTGGAGGTAGCTTTCGATCAGGTGTTGGTTGCGGTAGGACGAAAACCCAATACAACCGGGTTTGGTCTGGAGGAGCTGGATGTCGCTCTCAACCCCAATGGAACCCTGGCAACCGATGAGTATCTGCAAACCTCGATTCCCACCATCTACGCCTGTGGTGATGTGGCTGGTCCCTATCAGTTCACCCATACCGCAGCGCATCAGGCCTGGTATGCCGCGGTGAACAGCCTGTTCGGCCTGTTTCGGCGCTTTAAAGTGGACTATTCGGTGATCCCGTTTGCCACCTTTACCGATCCGGAGGTAGCCCGGGTGGGGCTGAATGAGCTGGAGGCCGAGCAACAGGGTATCGAATACGAGGTAACCCGTTTCGATCTTGCTGAACTGGATCGTGCGATTGCGGAAGGGGAGGCCCATGGCATGGTCAAGGTACTGACACCACCAGGAAAAGACCGGGTGCTGGGCGCTACAATCGTCGGCGAGAACGCAGGTGAATTGATCGGTGAATTCACCGCAGCCATGAAGCACGGTTTCGGCCTGAACAAGATACTTGGCACCATACATATCTATCCAACCCTGTTCGAAGCCAATAAGTATGTGGCTGGAACATGGAAGCGGGCACATAAACCGGAGGGGGTACTGACCTGGGTGGAGCGTTTCCATAGCTGGCGGAGAGGGTGA
- the phbB gene encoding acetoacetyl-CoA reductase, which produces MSCKDKLAVVTGGLGGIGTAVCLRLAEEGAKVVATCHPAEADQVDAWKKAQQEQGAQVEVVAGDVSTPEGGESLMNEIVEKFGQVDILVNCAGITRDTTMKKMTSDQWDAVIDTNLSSVFYVTRPVWTGMVEQGFGRIINISSVNGQRGQFGQTNYSAAKAGMHGFSMALAYEGAAKGVTVNTVSPGYIETAMTAAMRDDVREAIVGGIPMRRMGQPEEIAQAVAFLADDASTYVTGANLPVNGGLFIH; this is translated from the coding sequence ATGAGCTGTAAAGACAAACTCGCAGTTGTCACAGGTGGTCTGGGCGGTATCGGTACCGCTGTCTGCCTGCGTCTCGCCGAAGAAGGTGCCAAGGTTGTTGCTACTTGTCATCCTGCCGAAGCCGATCAAGTTGACGCCTGGAAAAAGGCCCAACAGGAGCAAGGAGCTCAGGTCGAAGTTGTTGCAGGTGATGTGTCTACACCTGAGGGCGGTGAGAGCCTGATGAATGAGATTGTCGAAAAATTCGGTCAGGTCGATATCCTGGTGAATTGCGCCGGTATCACCCGCGACACCACGATGAAGAAGATGACTTCCGATCAGTGGGATGCAGTTATCGATACCAACCTCAGCAGCGTATTCTATGTCACCCGCCCTGTCTGGACCGGCATGGTTGAGCAGGGTTTCGGTCGGATTATCAATATCTCCTCGGTCAACGGTCAGCGTGGTCAGTTTGGACAGACCAACTACTCTGCCGCAAAAGCCGGTATGCACGGCTTTTCCATGGCACTGGCCTATGAAGGTGCTGCCAAGGGCGTCACCGTCAACACGGTTTCACCCGGTTATATCGAAACTGCGATGACAGCCGCGATGCGTGACGATGTACGTGAAGCGATCGTCGGTGGCATTCCAATGCGCCGTATGGGTCAGCCGGAAGAGATCGCCCAGGCTGTTGCCTTTCTTGCAGACGATGCAAGCACCTATGTGACCGGCGCCAATCTGCCAGTCAACGGTGGACTGTTTATTCACTAA
- a CDS encoding phasin family protein — MANAKESIEMINEFNTTGYDSFRQLTDISLKTWNQVMEAQINTVSSLMNTSMEQLKLVSEAKDYHEVVRGQMDLTRKLGEELMTKTREAVEMSQKTGEEVRSWYESNLATANEQISKVAEKAA; from the coding sequence ATGGCAAACGCAAAAGAGAGTATCGAGATGATCAATGAGTTCAACACGACCGGTTACGACAGTTTCCGTCAGCTGACCGACATCAGTCTGAAAACCTGGAACCAGGTGATGGAAGCTCAGATTAACACTGTCAGTTCCCTGATGAACACCAGCATGGAACAGCTGAAACTGGTTTCTGAAGCGAAAGACTACCATGAAGTCGTTCGTGGCCAGATGGACCTGACCCGCAAGCTGGGTGAAGAGCTGATGACCAAAACCCGTGAGGCTGTTGAAATGAGCCAGAAGACCGGTGAGGAAGTCCGTAGCTGGTACGAGAGCAACCTGGCTACCGCCAACGAGCAGATCAGCAAAGTAGCCGAGAAAGCCGCTTAA
- the phaR gene encoding polyhydroxyalkanoate synthesis repressor PhaR: protein MSDRLIKKYPNRRLYDTEQSKYITLSQLRQLIVGGELIKVIDSTTEEDITRTILLQIILESESGGNPLFTANMLSQIIRFYGGTLQGIFGNYLEQSLGMFTTQQEQIRKNMGEDPFTAMTNLAQNNMKLWTDMQKDFFSAAGFSSPKKEEK, encoded by the coding sequence ATGTCAGATCGTCTTATCAAAAAGTATCCCAATCGCCGGTTATACGATACTGAGCAGAGTAAATACATCACCCTTTCACAGCTGCGCCAGCTGATCGTCGGCGGTGAACTCATCAAAGTCATCGACTCAACCACGGAAGAAGACATCACCCGCACCATTCTGCTGCAGATCATTCTGGAGAGCGAGTCCGGTGGTAACCCTCTGTTTACGGCCAACATGCTCTCACAGATCATTCGCTTTTACGGCGGCACACTGCAGGGTATCTTTGGTAACTATCTTGAGCAGAGCCTGGGGATGTTCACCACCCAACAGGAGCAGATCCGCAAGAACATGGGTGAAGACCCCTTTACCGCGATGACAAATCTGGCTCAAAACAATATGAAATTGTGGACCGATATGCAGAAAGATTTTTTTTCCGCGGCCGGTTTTTCCAGCCCCAAAAAGGAGGAGAAGTAA
- a CDS encoding acetyl-CoA C-acetyltransferase has translation MSENIVIVGAARSAIGTFGGSLAKIPGHELGATVIKGLLERAGVKPDQVDEVILGQVLTAGTGQNPARQASLAAGLPVETPALTINKVCGSGLKAVHLAMQAVACGDAEIVVAGGQENMSLAPHVLPNSRNGSKMGDWKMVDTMIKDGLWDAFNNYHMGTTAENIAQKFGFTREAQDEFAAASQQKTEAALNDQVFSDEIVPIEIPQRRGDPVVFDRDEFPRAGTTAESLGKLRPAFSKEGSVTAGNASGLNDGAAVVLVMSESRAKELGLTPMAKIVAFSSAGVDPAIMGTGPIPASTKCLEKAGWKADDLDRIEANEAFAAQAMCVNKEMGWDTDKVNVHGGAIALGHPIGASGCRVLVTLLHEMQRSNSQKGLATLCIGGGQGVAMAVEKA, from the coding sequence GTGAGCGAAAACATAGTCATCGTAGGGGCAGCCCGCAGTGCCATCGGCACCTTTGGCGGCAGTCTGGCAAAAATTCCCGGACATGAGCTAGGCGCAACTGTCATCAAGGGCCTGTTGGAGCGTGCTGGCGTCAAGCCCGACCAGGTTGATGAAGTGATTCTCGGTCAGGTACTGACCGCCGGTACCGGCCAGAACCCGGCTCGTCAGGCCAGTCTGGCAGCGGGTCTGCCGGTCGAGACCCCGGCTCTGACCATCAACAAGGTATGCGGCAGCGGACTGAAAGCCGTACACCTGGCGATGCAGGCCGTTGCCTGTGGTGACGCGGAAATCGTCGTCGCCGGTGGTCAGGAGAACATGAGCCTGGCGCCCCATGTCCTGCCCAACTCCCGTAACGGCAGTAAGATGGGCGATTGGAAAATGGTCGATACCATGATCAAGGATGGCTTGTGGGATGCCTTCAACAACTATCACATGGGCACCACCGCTGAGAACATTGCGCAGAAATTTGGTTTCACCCGTGAGGCCCAGGATGAGTTTGCCGCTGCTTCCCAGCAAAAAACCGAGGCTGCGCTGAACGATCAGGTATTCAGTGACGAAATCGTGCCGATCGAAATCCCTCAGCGTAGAGGCGATCCAGTGGTTTTCGACCGGGATGAATTCCCACGGGCCGGCACTACCGCAGAATCCCTCGGCAAGTTGCGCCCCGCTTTTTCAAAAGAGGGCTCGGTAACCGCGGGTAATGCATCGGGCCTGAATGACGGTGCCGCTGTTGTTCTGGTGATGTCTGAAAGTCGTGCCAAGGAGCTTGGTCTCACACCTATGGCCAAAATCGTTGCCTTCTCATCGGCTGGCGTGGATCCGGCAATCATGGGTACAGGCCCAATCCCAGCTTCGACCAAATGTCTGGAAAAGGCCGGTTGGAAAGCCGACGATCTGGACCGTATCGAAGCCAATGAAGCATTCGCTGCACAGGCGATGTGCGTCAACAAGGAGATGGGCTGGGATACGGACAAGGTCAATGTACACGGCGGTGCGATCGCCCTCGGTCATCCGATCGGTGCTTCCGGCTGCCGGGTGTTGGTGACCCTGCTGCATGAGATGCAGCGAAGCAACAGTCAGAAAGGATTGGCCACCCTCTGTATCGGTGGTGGACAGGGTGTCGCCATGGCAGTGGAAAAAGCCTGA
- the phaE gene encoding class III poly(R)-hydroxyalkanoic acid synthase subunit PhaE yields the protein MSESAFWNEDWMKIQQSYWENWSDMSRKAMGMEPPKSPLENAMDHWWQAVSPSASDMSRDFMGKMMEQTKSYFRLAEGYYGNASDSNNWLDAANRTVSDMQSMFSNSLESVYNGTETAGDDAMHKMMAFWEMPMDNWQRMVSSLSLMPGDLLRNMPHQDGLERFLSAPGLGYMREEEGQYKKLTHAVVNYQRNLGEYMKFFSNLGLLAANRMKDKVQDVAESGKQIDSARGLYDLWVSSSEEVYGEQVMTPEYAKIHGSLVNSLMNLKQRLGHVVDEALGGLNMPTRRELRTLQDRLQESRRESKAMKAEIELLKEQMIEMRSLATSQAKPAAAETAAKPKATAKKKASAKKKAATKKAQPKADAS from the coding sequence ATGAGTGAATCAGCTTTTTGGAACGAAGACTGGATGAAAATCCAGCAGAGTTATTGGGAGAACTGGAGCGATATGAGCCGCAAGGCGATGGGCATGGAGCCTCCCAAGTCCCCACTGGAGAATGCCATGGACCACTGGTGGCAGGCCGTCTCTCCATCAGCCAGTGATATGTCACGTGATTTCATGGGCAAGATGATGGAGCAGACCAAGAGCTACTTTCGTCTGGCAGAGGGTTACTACGGTAATGCCTCGGACAGCAATAACTGGCTGGATGCGGCGAACCGCACTGTGAGTGATATGCAGAGCATGTTCAGCAACAGTCTGGAGAGTGTTTACAACGGCACGGAGACCGCCGGTGACGATGCCATGCACAAGATGATGGCGTTCTGGGAGATGCCCATGGACAACTGGCAGCGCATGGTCTCCTCCCTGTCGCTGATGCCTGGTGACCTGTTGCGCAATATGCCTCATCAGGATGGGCTGGAACGATTTCTGAGTGCCCCCGGGCTGGGTTACATGCGTGAGGAAGAGGGACAGTACAAAAAACTGACCCATGCGGTGGTCAACTATCAGCGCAATCTTGGTGAGTACATGAAGTTCTTCTCAAACCTCGGCCTGCTCGCTGCGAATCGCATGAAAGACAAGGTTCAGGATGTTGCTGAGAGTGGCAAGCAGATCGACAGTGCCCGCGGGCTCTACGACCTTTGGGTCAGCAGCAGCGAAGAGGTGTACGGTGAGCAGGTTATGACCCCTGAGTACGCCAAGATTCATGGATCACTGGTTAATAGCCTGATGAATCTGAAGCAGCGTCTGGGCCATGTTGTGGACGAAGCACTGGGTGGTCTGAATATGCCTACCCGACGCGAGCTTCGCACCCTGCAGGATCGTCTGCAGGAGTCCCGTCGTGAGTCTAAAGCGATGAAAGCCGAGATTGAACTGCTGAAAGAGCAGATGATCGAGATGCGCTCATTGGCCACTAGCCAAGCAAAGCCGGCTGCAGCAGAAACCGCTGCCAAGCCGAAAGCGACGGCAAAGAAGAAAGCCAGCGCAAAAAAGAAGGCCGCAACCAAGAAAGCACAGCCTAAAGCTGATGCATCCTAA
- a CDS encoding class III poly(R)-hydroxyalkanoic acid synthase subunit PhaC: MRPDQLAEEMLDYSRKLGKGVENLLNADKIDAGVTPKVEVYSEDKLRLYRYESPADVVQSSVPTLIVYALVNRPYMTDLQENRSTVRNLLAAGQDVYLVDWGYPDEADRALTMDDYINGYLDRCVDVIRKRHKLDKINILGICQGGAFSLCYSSMHPEKVKNLVTMVTPVDFKTPDNMLSAWVQHMDVDLLIDTLGNVPGELLNWTFLSLKPFSLTGQKYLSMVDVLEDEDKLKNFLRMEKWIFDSPDQAGETFRQFTKDFYQQNGFLEGGVKIGDRQVDLKNITCPVLNIYAEQDHLVPPDASRALRGLTSSKDYTELSFPGGHIGIYVSGKAQKEVPPSIGKWLDERTK; encoded by the coding sequence ATGCGGCCCGATCAATTGGCCGAAGAGATGCTCGACTACAGCCGCAAGCTGGGCAAAGGTGTTGAAAACCTACTGAATGCAGACAAGATTGATGCCGGTGTAACGCCGAAAGTGGAGGTCTACAGTGAAGACAAACTGCGCCTCTATCGGTATGAGTCCCCGGCGGATGTGGTGCAGAGCTCAGTACCCACGCTGATTGTCTATGCGTTGGTCAACCGCCCATACATGACCGACCTGCAGGAGAATCGCTCGACCGTCAGGAATCTGCTGGCTGCAGGTCAGGATGTCTATCTGGTGGACTGGGGATATCCGGATGAGGCGGATCGCGCCTTGACCATGGATGATTACATCAACGGCTATCTGGATCGTTGTGTCGATGTTATTCGTAAGCGCCACAAGCTGGATAAAATCAACATCCTGGGTATCTGCCAGGGTGGTGCATTCAGCCTATGCTATTCATCGATGCACCCTGAAAAGGTGAAAAACCTGGTCACCATGGTGACTCCGGTCGATTTCAAAACCCCCGACAACATGCTCTCTGCCTGGGTGCAGCACATGGATGTCGATCTGCTTATCGACACCTTGGGCAATGTGCCAGGCGAGTTGCTCAACTGGACATTTCTCTCGCTGAAACCTTTCAGTCTTACGGGTCAGAAATACCTGAGTATGGTCGATGTCCTGGAAGACGAAGACAAACTGAAGAATTTCCTGCGCATGGAAAAATGGATCTTCGACAGCCCGGATCAGGCCGGTGAGACTTTCCGTCAGTTCACTAAGGATTTCTATCAGCAGAATGGCTTTCTCGAAGGCGGTGTGAAGATCGGTGATCGTCAGGTCGACCTGAAGAACATCACCTGTCCGGTGCTGAACATCTATGCCGAACAAGATCATCTGGTACCACCGGATGCTTCCAGAGCACTTCGCGGGCTGACCAGCAGTAAGGACTACACCGAGCTCTCTTTCCCTGGCGGACATATCGGTATCTATGTCAGCGGAAAAGCGCAGAAAGAGGTTCCGCCTTCAATCGGTAAGTGGCTGGACGAGCGCACAAAATAG
- the rsxG gene encoding electron transport complex subunit RsxG encodes MKRAFQRWYKLVAAGLVLGLFTAFGISMVALVHVKTAKQIAENQLQETYRAFDRVLGGEAYDNRPLDHPTQLAAVDWLNGGEPITIYTAKRDGQPVATLLSIDAQKGYNGSITLMLGILANGTLSGVEVVSHRETPGLGDKIESRRSDWLEQFEGRSLNSPAEDQWGVKRDGGLFDQITGATVTSRSVVMSLKQALSYLQQLRPELFERVEPSALLKTNKPLLKYPDWITLQQGFAHTRQGLLI; translated from the coding sequence ATGAAGCGTGCATTTCAGCGTTGGTACAAACTGGTTGCTGCTGGGCTGGTCCTGGGTCTATTCACGGCATTCGGAATCTCAATGGTTGCTCTGGTGCATGTAAAAACCGCCAAGCAGATTGCCGAAAATCAGCTTCAAGAGACCTATCGGGCGTTTGATCGCGTGCTAGGGGGAGAGGCGTACGACAATCGACCACTGGATCATCCTACCCAGCTGGCTGCGGTGGACTGGCTCAATGGTGGAGAACCGATCACCATCTATACGGCCAAAAGAGATGGACAACCCGTTGCAACTCTCCTCAGTATCGACGCTCAGAAGGGCTATAACGGTAGTATCACCCTGATGTTGGGGATACTTGCCAACGGAACCCTGTCGGGTGTGGAAGTTGTAAGCCATCGCGAGACGCCTGGTTTAGGAGACAAAATCGAATCACGACGTTCAGATTGGCTGGAGCAGTTTGAAGGGCGTTCATTGAATTCACCCGCTGAGGATCAGTGGGGTGTCAAGCGGGATGGTGGTTTGTTTGATCAGATAACTGGCGCCACAGTGACTTCCCGCAGTGTGGTGATGTCACTCAAACAAGCGCTGAGCTACCTGCAACAGTTGCGTCCCGAGTTGTTCGAAAGGGTAGAGCCTTCCGCGCTGCTCAAGACCAACAAGCCTCTACTAAAGTACCCTGACTGGATCACTCTGCAGCAGGGTTTTGCCCATACCAGGCAGGGTTTGCTGATATGA